Proteins encoded by one window of Paenibacillus urinalis:
- a CDS encoding glucose-6-phosphate isomerase: MAKKVTFDYSKALEFVGQHEVDYFAEPIRLAHEQLHNGTGAGSDYLGWIDLPTNYDKEEFSRIQKAAAKIQSDSDVLIVIGIGGSYLGARAAIEMLSHSFYNELPKEKRKTPEIYFAGNNISSTYVNHLLELIEGKDFSVNVISKSGTTTEPAIAFRIFRAALEKKYGKEEARKRIYATTDQAKGALKKLATEEGYESFIIPDDVGGRYSVLTAVGLLPIATAGINIEEMMQGAADASKEYSNPNVAENQSYQYAAVRNALYRKGKGTEILVNYEPSLHFVSEWWKQLYGESEGKDFKGIYPASVDFSTDLHSMGQFIQEGSRNIFETVIQVEEVPSHITIESDPDDLDGLNFLEGKTMDFVNKKAFQGTLLAHTDGQVPNLIVNIPDMTPYSFGYLVYFFEKACGISGYLLGVNPFDQPGVEAYKKNMFALLGKPGYEEEKAKLEARLSE; encoded by the coding sequence ATGGCAAAAAAAGTAACGTTTGATTACAGTAAAGCACTTGAATTTGTTGGGCAGCATGAGGTGGATTATTTCGCAGAGCCGATTCGTCTTGCACATGAGCAGCTTCATAACGGAACAGGTGCAGGGTCCGATTATCTTGGCTGGATTGATCTGCCGACCAATTATGATAAAGAGGAATTCTCTCGTATTCAAAAAGCAGCTGCGAAGATCCAAAGCGACTCTGATGTGCTGATCGTCATCGGAATCGGCGGTTCTTACCTGGGAGCACGCGCTGCGATTGAAATGCTGTCTCATTCCTTCTATAATGAGCTGCCAAAAGAGAAGCGCAAAACTCCTGAGATTTATTTCGCAGGTAACAATATCAGCTCTACATATGTCAACCATCTGCTTGAGCTTATCGAAGGCAAAGACTTCTCCGTGAACGTCATTTCCAAATCCGGTACGACAACGGAACCGGCGATCGCTTTCCGTATCTTCCGTGCAGCGCTTGAGAAGAAATACGGCAAGGAAGAAGCTCGCAAACGGATCTATGCAACGACAGACCAAGCGAAGGGTGCACTCAAGAAGCTGGCGACTGAGGAAGGCTATGAGTCCTTTATCATTCCAGACGATGTAGGCGGCCGTTACTCGGTTCTTACTGCGGTAGGACTTCTTCCGATTGCTACAGCGGGTATTAATATTGAAGAAATGATGCAAGGTGCTGCTGACGCTTCGAAAGAGTACAGCAACCCGAACGTAGCCGAGAACCAAAGCTATCAATATGCTGCTGTTCGTAATGCGCTGTATCGTAAAGGCAAAGGCACAGAGATCCTCGTAAACTACGAGCCGTCCCTGCATTTCGTATCCGAGTGGTGGAAGCAGCTGTACGGCGAGAGTGAAGGAAAGGATTTCAAAGGAATCTATCCTGCTTCTGTTGACTTCTCTACAGATCTTCACTCCATGGGTCAATTCATTCAGGAAGGAAGCCGCAACATCTTCGAAACAGTTATCCAAGTCGAAGAGGTTCCGAGCCATATTACGATTGAATCCGATCCGGACGATCTGGATGGTCTGAACTTCCTGGAAGGCAAAACGATGGACTTCGTTAACAAAAAAGCGTTCCAAGGAACACTTCTTGCGCATACAGACGGACAAGTTCCGAATCTTATCGTAAATATTCCAGATATGACTCCATATTCCTTCGGATATCTGGTATACTTCTTTGAAAAAGCTTGCGGCATCAGCGGTTACCTGCTTGGGGTTAATCCATTTGACCAGCCAGGGGTTGAAGCTTACAAGAAGAACATGTTTGCTCTGCTTGGCAAGCCTGGCTACGAAGAAGAAAAAGCGAAGCTTGAAGCAAGACTATCTGAATAA
- a CDS encoding YigZ family protein → MIERYRTVRMSGDKEIVIKKSRFIGHIKPVETEEEAVSFIEEIKKKHWNATHNCSAYMIGERDEIQKQSDDGEPSGTAGKPILEVIRNQGLKNVAIVVTRYFGGIMLGAGGLIRAYTDGAVAAIEAGEAITKVLHREVFVEIDYTWLGKVENELRGRETRMGETTFTDKVRLTCLPVDSEAERFIDFVIDLTQGQSVITEGQQLYFIEGE, encoded by the coding sequence ATGATTGAGCGTTACCGTACGGTTCGAATGTCGGGAGATAAGGAAATTGTCATCAAGAAATCGCGGTTCATTGGCCACATCAAGCCGGTAGAGACCGAGGAGGAAGCAGTTTCTTTTATCGAAGAGATCAAGAAAAAGCATTGGAATGCAACGCATAACTGTTCAGCTTATATGATCGGTGAGCGTGATGAAATCCAGAAGCAGTCCGATGACGGCGAACCAAGCGGAACCGCAGGTAAACCTATATTGGAGGTGATCAGGAATCAGGGACTGAAGAATGTAGCCATCGTCGTGACTCGATATTTTGGCGGAATCATGCTTGGTGCAGGCGGCCTTATTCGCGCATATACAGACGGTGCGGTTGCTGCCATTGAAGCCGGTGAAGCCATTACGAAGGTGCTGCATCGTGAAGTGTTTGTAGAGATTGATTACACGTGGCTTGGCAAAGTGGAGAATGAGCTGAGGGGCAGAGAGACTCGGATGGGTGAAACAACATTTACTGACAAAGTCAGGCTGACATGTCTTCCGGTCGATAGTGAAGCAGAGCGCTTTATAGATTTTGTGATCGATCTAACACAAGGTCAATCTGTAATCACGGAGGGACAGCAGCTTTATTTTATTGAAGGGGAATAA
- a CDS encoding TetR/AcrR family transcriptional regulator: protein MARRAVEQELSRERILEAARHLFVTKGYRSISMRSIGQHLGYSHGSLYYHFKEKAELFYAIVIEDFNHLGQMLLQAMARESSEGLSKPEHVMMEFIRFGLENPYQYEIMFMIRDEELLAYCRAEQNRCYELFATIIRYHMNDQEYTPEQKLKLPHSMFLSIHGFISYYIQDRSPFEDVRQEAISHVKIMCNRI from the coding sequence ATGGCTAGAAGAGCAGTGGAACAGGAGTTGTCAAGGGAACGTATATTGGAGGCGGCGAGGCATCTGTTCGTAACGAAGGGCTATCGTTCAATTTCCATGCGTAGTATAGGACAGCATCTAGGGTACAGTCATGGTTCTTTATATTATCACTTCAAGGAAAAAGCAGAACTGTTTTACGCGATTGTGATTGAGGATTTTAATCATCTGGGGCAGATGCTGCTGCAAGCGATGGCTAGGGAATCAAGTGAAGGATTGTCTAAGCCTGAGCATGTCATGATGGAATTTATCCGGTTTGGACTGGAGAATCCTTATCAGTACGAAATCATGTTTATGATTCGGGATGAAGAGCTGCTGGCCTATTGCCGTGCAGAACAGAACCGATGTTATGAGTTATTCGCAACCATTATCCGCTATCATATGAATGATCAGGAATATACGCCGGAACAAAAGCTGAAATTACCTCACAGTATGTTTTTATCTATTCACGGTTTCATTTCTTATTATATTCAAGACCGTTCTCCATTCGAGGACGTAAGACAAGAAGCCATTTCCCACGTTAAGATTATGTGTAACAGAATTTAG
- a CDS encoding sulfate/molybdate ABC transporter ATP-binding protein yields the protein MHVEVRGLNKHFGNFHAVKDVSFDIEKGHLIGLLGPSGGGKTSILRILAGLEHPDAGEIRFHGQLVNDLPPQERGIGFVFQNYALFKHMTVFENIAFGLKVKKQSKAQIHDRVMELVELTGLSGFEKRYPHQLSGGQRQRVAFARALAPEPQLLLLDEPFAAIDAKIRQELRSWLRELIERVGITSIFVTHDQDEAIEVADEIMIINQGALEQKGTPWDIYKRPETPFVASFIGESTIVEHARELKGFDIEAVSNDAKALIRPEYIEVGKENEFTLLSATEKGVVRALHFRGSEWLVEVTVGKHRLITYRSLEKETLSVGQEVRVLVHRAYLFNDQDNWMVENSLKRDPMPITI from the coding sequence ATGCACGTTGAAGTCCGTGGGTTGAACAAACATTTTGGGAATTTTCATGCGGTTAAGGATGTTTCCTTTGATATTGAAAAAGGTCATCTCATCGGTTTGCTTGGACCGAGTGGTGGAGGTAAAACTTCGATCTTGCGCATATTAGCCGGTCTTGAGCATCCGGACGCAGGTGAAATCCGTTTCCATGGACAGCTCGTTAATGACCTTCCTCCACAGGAACGGGGAATCGGCTTTGTTTTTCAGAACTATGCGCTATTTAAACATATGACCGTCTTTGAGAATATTGCGTTTGGACTTAAGGTCAAGAAGCAATCGAAGGCACAGATCCATGACCGGGTGATGGAGCTTGTAGAGCTTACAGGCCTAAGCGGCTTTGAGAAGCGTTATCCTCATCAATTATCCGGGGGACAGAGACAGCGTGTTGCATTTGCAAGAGCGCTGGCACCTGAGCCGCAGCTGCTGCTGCTTGACGAGCCATTTGCGGCGATTGATGCGAAGATTAGACAGGAGCTGCGTTCATGGCTGCGTGAATTGATTGAGCGGGTTGGAATTACATCAATCTTCGTTACCCATGACCAGGATGAGGCTATAGAAGTAGCGGATGAGATCATGATAATTAATCAAGGGGCTTTGGAGCAGAAGGGAACGCCTTGGGACATTTACAAGCGCCCGGAAACACCGTTTGTCGCTTCGTTTATCGGAGAGTCCACTATTGTCGAGCATGCCCGTGAGCTGAAGGGGTTTGATATCGAGGCTGTTTCCAATGATGCGAAGGCGCTCATTCGTCCTGAATATATTGAGGTAGGCAAAGAGAATGAGTTCACACTTCTGTCTGCTACGGAGAAAGGCGTTGTAAGAGCACTTCATTTCCGTGGGAGCGAGTGGCTTGTCGAAGTCACGGTAGGCAAGCATCGACTGATTACCTATCGTTCTCTTGAGAAAGAGACGCTATCCGTTGGTCAGGAGGTTCGTGTGCTGGTTCATCGGGCATATCTGTTTAATGATCAGGACAACTGGATGGTGGAAAATAGTTTGAAGCGTGATCCAATGCCAATAACGATCTAG
- a CDS encoding MBL fold metallo-hydrolase — protein sequence MTITDKLTFLGTGDAMGVPRLYCECEVCMEARTTGINRRYRSSVRVHGSDGEFMIDGGPDFVHQMEQLGKRQLRTMLVTHPHFDHIGGLPEWADACRWLGEKGELYAPQEVIETIQVQFPWLSRHIKMQPCDSGVELAGYQIRTWKVNHGKNGYSYAYRLEKNGYRWVYCSDSINLNEQERQQLYHLDLLVLGTSFYHELAEFHTRSVYDMLEAQELLRLVKPRQTIFTHMSHDVDLRQKYDLMPEITLAETGMTHILS from the coding sequence ATGACGATAACAGATAAACTAACGTTCCTCGGCACAGGAGATGCGATGGGAGTTCCAAGGCTATACTGTGAGTGTGAGGTATGTATGGAGGCAAGGACAACGGGTATCAACCGCAGATACCGTTCCTCAGTGCGGGTGCATGGATCAGATGGAGAGTTCATGATTGACGGAGGTCCGGATTTCGTGCATCAGATGGAACAGCTGGGCAAACGCCAGCTGCGAACGATGCTGGTTACGCATCCTCACTTTGATCATATCGGCGGACTGCCGGAGTGGGCAGATGCCTGCAGGTGGCTCGGGGAAAAAGGGGAGCTCTACGCGCCGCAGGAGGTCATTGAAACAATACAGGTACAGTTTCCTTGGCTGTCCAGGCATATTAAAATGCAGCCCTGTGATTCAGGCGTTGAGCTCGCCGGATATCAGATCCGGACCTGGAAGGTCAACCATGGAAAGAACGGTTACTCCTACGCATACCGCCTGGAGAAGAATGGTTACCGCTGGGTTTATTGCTCGGATTCCATCAATCTGAATGAACAGGAAAGGCAGCAGCTCTATCATCTGGATCTGTTAGTGCTTGGGACAAGCTTTTATCATGAGCTGGCAGAGTTCCACACTCGCTCTGTATATGACATGCTGGAAGCACAGGAGCTGCTTCGACTGGTTAAGCCGAGGCAAACCATTTTTACTCATATGTCTCATGATGTGGATCTCCGGCAGAAGTATGATCTTATGCCGGAAATTACACTTGCCGAGACAGGAATGACACATATTTTATCGTGA
- a CDS encoding PLP-dependent aminotransferase family protein has translation MKNKRSEFLTKEPLSQQVYDYVHLRIERGDYAPNDRLPSVRSLAEQFGVHRLTVFKSYQQLVKDHFIYAKDRSGYYVCPRPAVKLTSPPDKVFTNAIDSADILHLHQRRNQVQTLTSQPLHSAASQLTQEDSLPFLSLTRRTHVLSALHQQDVQYQFSKALIDPSLLPNTYMSEYVKQVFDMYPKLLGTYSTVQGDFQLREVMAEYFNARHHMSLSPEDILVTSGATQAIDLAARMLIKPSDVVLVERPTYSTAIDIFRQAGARIVTVEMQPDGYDMEQLEHTIVDSRPRLMYVNPTYHNPTGYVLPQEKRKLLVELAEQYQFIIAEDDTTYDMYFADEPPPPIYSYDTEGVVMYIRSFSKYVAPGLRIAFVLCKPWLMKEALTLKSLTDGGSPLLGQKIFQHYFTSSRMQTHMEKLRIALSLRKEKMEQMLTAADWQWVSPEGGLDLWVQLPAHVDAIALLEKSLERSVAFVPGPFCDPLPQGSEAYIRLSYCYTSEKQIEEGMERLLIAYANLH, from the coding sequence ATGAAAAATAAACGCTCGGAGTTTCTCACAAAGGAACCTTTATCACAGCAAGTATACGACTATGTTCATCTGAGAATTGAGCGGGGAGATTATGCTCCGAATGACCGGCTTCCTTCCGTGCGCTCGCTCGCAGAGCAGTTTGGCGTGCATCGACTGACCGTATTTAAGTCGTATCAGCAGCTCGTTAAGGACCATTTTATATATGCTAAAGATCGATCAGGTTATTATGTGTGCCCGCGCCCTGCAGTGAAATTGACCTCGCCACCGGATAAGGTGTTTACGAATGCTATAGATTCGGCAGATATACTCCATTTACATCAAAGGAGGAATCAAGTGCAGACACTTACTTCACAGCCCCTGCACTCAGCCGCAAGCCAGCTGACACAAGAGGACTCGCTGCCTTTTCTGTCGCTGACCCGGCGGACTCATGTGTTATCAGCGCTGCATCAGCAGGACGTGCAGTACCAGTTCTCCAAGGCACTGATTGACCCCTCTTTGCTTCCCAATACGTATATGTCGGAGTACGTCAAGCAGGTGTTCGATATGTATCCCAAGCTGCTTGGCACCTATTCCACGGTTCAAGGAGACTTCCAGCTCCGTGAGGTCATGGCTGAATACTTTAACGCACGGCACCATATGTCCTTGTCACCAGAGGATATTCTTGTCACGTCCGGGGCTACGCAGGCCATCGATCTGGCAGCACGAATGCTGATTAAGCCAAGCGATGTTGTGCTCGTTGAACGGCCTACTTACAGTACCGCCATTGATATTTTTCGGCAGGCTGGAGCACGCATCGTCACTGTAGAGATGCAGCCAGACGGATATGATATGGAGCAGCTTGAGCACACCATTGTGGATTCACGCCCGCGACTTATGTATGTAAACCCGACTTATCATAACCCGACGGGATATGTTCTCCCACAGGAGAAGCGTAAATTGCTGGTTGAGCTTGCTGAACAGTACCAGTTCATTATTGCAGAAGATGATACGACGTATGATATGTATTTCGCAGATGAGCCTCCCCCGCCGATCTACAGCTATGATACGGAAGGGGTCGTCATGTACATTCGCAGCTTCAGCAAGTACGTAGCACCCGGTCTGCGCATTGCCTTCGTATTGTGCAAGCCATGGCTTATGAAGGAAGCGTTGACTCTTAAATCACTGACAGACGGCGGTTCTCCGCTGCTCGGCCAAAAAATCTTCCAGCATTACTTCACTTCCTCCCGAATGCAGACCCATATGGAGAAGCTGCGCATTGCACTTAGCTTGCGAAAAGAGAAGATGGAGCAAATGCTGACAGCGGCCGACTGGCAGTGGGTCAGCCCGGAAGGGGGGCTCGACCTGTGGGTTCAGCTTCCTGCCCATGTAGATGCGATCGCCCTGCTTGAGAAGAGCCTTGAACGATCGGTTGCCTTTGTTCCCGGACCCTTCTGCGATCCACTTCCGCAAGGCTCAGAAGCTTATATCCGGCTCAGCTATTGTTATACGAGCGAGAAACAGATTGAAGAGGGAATGGAGCGACTGCTGATCGCGTACGCGAATCTTCACTAG
- a CDS encoding DMT family transporter — MRLLIAYMSMCLIFGTTFLAIKIGNDAGVPPFFAAGVRFCLAGALLFIWCLWRRKTSIKLLLRKEVMIIGSCLTFMTFAGLYYGEQYISSGVAAVLSATGPIMIIGIQTWVLKKKASALSLLGCLTAFVGVILILVPELTIQAGGMWLAGACAVLVGEVFYASGSVYSGATRSRLSGYSSLAVNGAQMLYGGLMLLMISFITEQPDPDVLLSSGAAGSVLYLTIFGSMIGHSLFYFLVTKTGPLFPSTWLYISPMIALGVGMLFYGEHVTLLTAIGSIIIIGGLIMANWHTLREWIQLRSQRKSEADRSGVAT, encoded by the coding sequence ATGCGATTATTAATTGCTTACATGAGCATGTGTTTAATTTTTGGTACGACCTTTCTGGCGATCAAAATAGGAAATGATGCAGGGGTTCCGCCGTTTTTTGCGGCAGGGGTGAGATTCTGTCTCGCAGGCGCACTCTTGTTCATATGGTGTCTATGGAGACGAAAAACAAGCATCAAGCTGCTGCTGCGTAAAGAAGTGATGATTATTGGCAGCTGTTTAACCTTTATGACCTTTGCAGGGCTATACTATGGAGAACAATATATCAGTTCAGGCGTGGCTGCCGTATTGTCTGCTACCGGACCGATCATGATCATCGGAATTCAGACATGGGTTCTCAAGAAGAAAGCTTCAGCGCTCTCTTTGCTCGGCTGTTTAACGGCATTTGTCGGCGTTATTCTTATCCTGGTTCCCGAACTGACGATTCAGGCGGGGGGAATGTGGCTGGCAGGTGCCTGCGCAGTGCTGGTTGGCGAAGTGTTCTATGCGTCAGGCTCTGTATATTCAGGAGCCACGAGGTCCAGACTGAGCGGATATTCGTCCCTTGCAGTAAACGGCGCACAAATGCTGTATGGCGGACTCATGCTGCTGATGATCTCCTTCATCACAGAACAGCCTGATCCGGATGTGCTATTGTCTTCTGGGGCAGCGGGCTCAGTCCTCTATCTGACGATATTTGGCTCTATGATTGGACACAGTCTATTTTATTTCCTGGTCACCAAGACGGGACCGCTGTTTCCTTCGACCTGGCTCTATATATCTCCTATGATTGCCCTTGGTGTCGGGATGTTATTTTATGGAGAGCATGTAACCCTATTAACGGCAATCGGGTCGATCATCATCATTGGCGGCCTGATTATGGCGAATTGGCATACACTAAGAGAGTGGATTCAGCTTAGAAGCCAGCGGAAAAGTGAAGCGGACAGAAGCGGTGTGGCAACATAA
- a CDS encoding RNA polymerase sigma factor, with translation MMAFVRSEPYRMYLKCADGDDHTQTSELSRSMMLSLYKYCLSLTGSKEDAEDLCQEVYVKILPHAADLSKSVGFSMEGYLIRSARNVWIDGLRKEARRRELLGEMQEQEQYVSSHHELGDGLAVEEAFQVLLTQLTDWQRTIYILCELFSYKARETADLLDSTEGAVKAALRRAREVLAEERQRQLEADEPGVLMSPVSEEDAERLRDYLGAFRAGDTERIIQLGLGGAADVMMVTSQVLGFKMHSGTAPQLTNAWYDSLQQISRIEMVA, from the coding sequence ATGATGGCCTTTGTCAGATCCGAACCCTACAGGATGTATCTGAAGTGTGCAGATGGTGACGACCATACACAGACTTCGGAATTATCGAGAAGCATGATGTTATCCCTGTATAAATACTGCCTGTCTCTAACCGGATCAAAAGAGGATGCTGAGGATTTGTGCCAGGAGGTTTATGTCAAAATATTGCCGCATGCCGCGGATTTGAGTAAAAGTGTAGGTTTTTCGATGGAGGGTTATCTGATCCGTTCAGCCCGTAATGTGTGGATTGATGGCTTGCGTAAGGAAGCAAGGCGGAGAGAGCTGCTGGGTGAGATGCAGGAGCAGGAGCAGTACGTCAGCTCTCATCATGAGCTTGGCGATGGCCTGGCTGTAGAAGAGGCTTTTCAGGTGCTCCTGACACAGCTGACGGACTGGCAGCGGACAATATACATTCTCTGTGAGCTATTCAGCTATAAGGCGAGAGAGACCGCTGATTTGCTCGATTCTACGGAAGGAGCGGTTAAGGCTGCACTTCGCCGGGCAAGAGAAGTCCTCGCAGAAGAGAGACAGCGGCAGCTAGAAGCGGATGAACCTGGCGTCTTGATGAGCCCCGTGTCGGAAGAGGATGCAGAGCGTCTAAGAGATTACCTGGGTGCTTTTCGTGCAGGTGACACTGAGCGTATTATACAGCTGGGACTTGGCGGCGCAGCAGATGTGATGATGGTGACGAGTCAAGTACTTGGCTTCAAGATGCACAGCGGCACAGCTCCTCAGCTTACAAATGCATGGTATGACAGCCTGCAGCAGATCTCAAGGATAGAGATGGTGGCATAG
- the clpP gene encoding ATP-dependent Clp endopeptidase proteolytic subunit ClpP, with product MPTIPYVVEQTSRGERSYDIYSRLLKDRIIMISGEIEDQMANLIVAQLLFLTAEDPKKDIQLYINSPGGSVTAGFSIYDTMKFIEPDVSTICTGMAASFGAMLLTAGTKGKRFALPNSEIMIHQPHGGSRGQASDIRIQADRILRHRELLNRILAESTGQPIERIEKDTDRDHFMTAEEAVAYGLVDKVINR from the coding sequence ATGCCAACCATTCCTTATGTAGTGGAGCAAACGAGCCGGGGGGAGCGCAGCTACGATATTTACTCCAGGCTCCTAAAGGACCGGATTATTATGATCTCGGGTGAGATTGAAGATCAAATGGCGAATCTGATTGTCGCCCAGCTGCTATTCTTGACAGCAGAAGATCCGAAGAAGGACATACAGCTCTATATCAACAGCCCTGGTGGCTCCGTAACTGCAGGATTCTCCATCTACGACACGATGAAATTTATTGAACCTGATGTATCGACCATATGCACAGGGATGGCGGCAAGCTTTGGCGCAATGCTGCTAACCGCAGGAACCAAGGGGAAGCGCTTCGCTTTGCCGAACAGTGAGATCATGATTCACCAGCCGCATGGCGGCAGTCGAGGTCAGGCCTCTGACATTCGGATTCAAGCCGATCGAATTCTCAGGCATCGGGAGCTGCTTAACCGGATTCTAGCGGAGTCCACAGGACAGCCGATCGAGCGCATTGAGAAGGATACTGATCGTGATCATTTTATGACAGCAGAAGAAGCTGTAGCATACGGTTTGGTGGATAAGGTAATTAATAGATAA
- a CDS encoding Cof-type HAD-IIB family hydrolase: MTYKLIAIDIDDTLINDEKEVTNPTQKALEAAVAKDVVVTLATGRAYASAQAIARQTGLNVPIITYQGALIKNLMDEKVLYERYVPMEAARKLYEYCLEHNLHLQTYIDDKLYSREENEKLVDYCKLNKTPYYIEADFVKMIEQPAPKLLIIDDPDYLDKVAVDLRELLGPEVHITKSKPHFLEIMHHEGTKGHALTFLADHFNVDLKDTIAVGDSWNDHEMLEAAGLGVAMGNAIPALKEIAGYVTLSNNEDGVKHVIEKFILEA; encoded by the coding sequence ATGACTTACAAGCTGATTGCCATCGATATCGATGACACACTCATTAATGACGAGAAGGAAGTTACGAATCCCACACAAAAAGCACTTGAGGCTGCTGTGGCCAAGGATGTCGTGGTTACGCTCGCGACAGGTCGCGCTTACGCTTCTGCACAAGCGATTGCTCGTCAGACTGGACTTAATGTACCGATCATTACGTACCAGGGAGCACTAATTAAGAATCTGATGGACGAAAAAGTACTGTACGAGCGCTATGTTCCAATGGAAGCCGCTCGTAAGCTCTATGAGTACTGCCTGGAGCACAATCTGCACCTGCAGACTTATATTGACGACAAGCTGTATTCCCGTGAAGAGAACGAGAAGCTGGTTGATTACTGCAAACTGAACAAAACACCATACTACATTGAAGCTGATTTTGTAAAAATGATTGAACAGCCAGCCCCTAAGCTGCTGATCATTGATGATCCTGATTATTTGGACAAGGTGGCTGTTGATCTGCGCGAACTGCTCGGTCCTGAAGTGCATATTACCAAGTCCAAGCCACATTTTCTTGAAATCATGCATCATGAAGGAACCAAGGGACATGCGCTGACTTTCCTTGCGGATCATTTTAACGTTGATCTTAAGGATACCATTGCGGTAGGCGATTCCTGGAACGATCATGAGATGCTTGAAGCGGCGGGTCTTGGTGTAGCGATGGGGAATGCCATTCCTGCACTGAAAGAAATTGCAGGCTATGTTACGCTGAGCAACAATGAAGACGGCGTGAAGCATGTCATTGAGAAGTTCATTCTAGAGGCTTAG
- a CDS encoding lipoate--protein ligase, with the protein MLFIDNQGITDPRINLAIEEYALKHLSLDESYLLFYINAPSIIIGKHQNTIEEINQEYVQEHGVQVVRRLSGGGAVYHDLGNLNFSFITKDDGNSFHNFRKFTQPVVEALHSLGVNAELTGRNDLQVGEQKISGNAQFATRGRMFSHGTLMFDLNLENVAASLKVNPEKFKSKSTKSVRSRVANISSLMDREMTIVEFREELLRHIFGMEANEVPEYKLTEQDWEKIHEISKERYQNWDWNYGLSPESNVKHSKKFPVGIIDLRMNIKEGRIEDIKIYGDFFGVGDVADIENLLRGKRYEEQEVRTALKDTDIKHYFGNLEFDDFIGLVFLEE; encoded by the coding sequence ATGCTGTTTATTGACAACCAAGGGATTACAGACCCACGCATCAATCTCGCCATCGAGGAATATGCCCTTAAGCATTTATCCCTGGATGAGAGCTATCTTCTGTTCTACATTAATGCGCCATCCATCATCATCGGCAAGCATCAGAACACCATTGAAGAGATTAATCAGGAATATGTGCAGGAGCATGGCGTACAGGTCGTCAGAAGACTGTCCGGCGGCGGAGCGGTGTATCACGACCTCGGTAACCTGAACTTCAGCTTCATCACCAAGGATGACGGCAACTCGTTCCATAACTTCCGCAAATTCACTCAGCCCGTGGTTGAGGCGCTGCACAGCCTTGGCGTGAACGCAGAGCTGACAGGACGTAACGATCTTCAAGTCGGCGAGCAAAAAATATCCGGCAATGCACAATTTGCCACACGCGGCCGCATGTTCAGCCACGGCACTCTGATGTTTGATCTTAACCTGGAGAACGTTGCCGCTTCCCTCAAGGTCAATCCAGAGAAATTCAAATCCAAGAGCACCAAGTCTGTTCGCAGCCGTGTAGCTAACATCAGCTCCCTGATGGATCGAGAGATGACGATTGTGGAATTCCGCGAGGAGCTGCTTCGACATATTTTTGGCATGGAGGCAAATGAAGTTCCAGAGTACAAGCTGACCGAGCAGGACTGGGAGAAGATCCACGAAATTTCGAAGGAACGTTACCAGAATTGGGATTGGAACTATGGCTTGTCACCCGAGAGCAATGTGAAGCATTCCAAGAAGTTCCCGGTCGGCATCATCGATCTTCGTATGAATATTAAGGAAGGCCGTATTGAGGACATCAAGATCTACGGAGATTTCTTCGGGGTAGGCGATGTAGCTGATATCGAGAATCTTCTCCGCGGCAAGCGTTATGAAGAACAAGAAGTACGTACCGCACTTAAGGATACAGATATTAAGCATTACTTCGGCAACCTGGAATTCGATGATTTCATCGGTCTGGTATTTCTAGAGGAGTAG